In Salvelinus alpinus chromosome 30, SLU_Salpinus.1, whole genome shotgun sequence, a single genomic region encodes these proteins:
- the LOC139560299 gene encoding putative nuclease HARBI1, which produces MKAQNCVFLSALTMACPFVRDVVDEEALVLRRAFRRERVFRDRLDPLAFPDDHLYERYRFSADGIRYLCRLLGPRIKHRTARSHALSVEQMVCVALRFFASGAFLYSVGDAEQLNKATICCTIRSVCLAIKALADVFISFPGHRRLCDIKEEFYRIAGFPNVIGAVDCTHIRIKAPSGAHEADFVNRKSFHSINVQMVCNADCVISNVVAKWPGSVHDSRIFRASEIYQCLSQGEFSGVLLGDRGYGCQPFLLTPFTDPQEAQQAYNHAHARTRARVEMTFGLLKARFHCLHKLRVSPVRACDITVACAVLYNVACLRKERAPRVPPAMDWDNPAIFPDDDSGRLLRDQYVLNYFS; this is translated from the exons atgaaggcccaaaattgtgtgttcctttctgctctgacaatggcatgcccattcgtgcgagatgtggtggatgaagaagcacttgtgctgaggagagccttcaggcgagaaagggtcttcagggaccggttggacccactggccttccctgatgaccatctatatgaaagatacaggttttctgcagatggcatcaggtatctatgcagactactgggtcccaggattaagcaccgcactgcacggagccatgcactgagtgtggagcaaatggtttgtgtggccttgcgcttttttgctagtggagccttcctgtactcagtgggggatgcagaacagctgaacaaggccacaatttgctgcacaataaggagtgtgtgtctggctatcaaagcattagcagatgtcttcatctccttccctggccacagaagactctgtgacatcaaagaggagttctataggattgcag gtttccccaatgtcattggtgcagtggactgcacacacataaggataaaagccccctcaggtgcccatgaggccgattttgtgaataggaaatcctttcacagcattaatgttcag atggtctgcaatgctgactgtgtgatcagcaatgttgtggcaaaatggcctggctcagtccatgactccagaatctttcgggcctctgaaatctatcagtgcctatcacaag gtgaattctctggtgtgttgctgggagacagggggtatggctgccagccttttctcctgacacctttcacagacccccaggaagcacagcaggcctacaaccatgcccatgccaggaccagggccagagttgaaatgacctttggcctcctgaaggcacgctttcactgccttcacaaattaagggtcagccctgttagggcatgtgatattactgtggcttgtgctgtcctctacaatgtggcctgcctgaggaaggagagggcccccagagtgccaccagccatggactgggacaatccggcaatcttccctgatgacgacagtggtcggctgctgagggaccaatatgtgttgaattattttagttag
- the LOC139560300 gene encoding uncharacterized protein, producing MATRAAYFSPSEAQILMEAYEEVKDIIKKKGNTATVIKQREKAWQSIADRLNALNMNGPKRTWQQVKIKYKNILQNAVKKNTHRQGTGGGSPKADLTPAEDMALELNKGRPVLEGIPGGKETSIGSSQDATRFIQVSGSTVFLLEPPAQAPDDADPGEGPSAAATAHDGDDDEEETISLDSRRHEDPDAIQWENQPGNIVRINKRTPHPAKFQLR from the exons atggcaactagagccgcgtacttttccccgtcggaagcacaaatcctcatggaggcatacgaggaggtaaaagatataattaagaagaaaggcaacaccgccacagtgataaagcaaagagaaaaagcgtggcaaagtattgcagaccgcctgaatgc attaaacatgaacgggccaaaacggacatggcagcaggtcaaaatcaaatacaagaacattctgcagaatg cagtgaaaaagaatacccacagacaaggcacgggtggtgggtcaccaaaggctgaccttaccccagcagaggacatggccttggagctaaataaaggcaggcccgtcttagaggggatccctggggggaaagagacgagcataggttcctcccaagatgccacccgcttcattcaag tgtctggcagcactgtgttcctgttagagccaccagcacaagcaccagacgatgctgatcca ggtgaaggccccagtgcagcagcaacagcacatgatggagacgatgatgaggaggagaccatctctctggattccagaaggcatgag gacccagatgctatacagtgggaaaaccagcctggcaacatagtgcgtattaataaaaggacaccacatcctgccaaattccagctgcgctaa
- the LOC139559520 gene encoding cortexin-1-like produces the protein MSDVPSWLDYEHYELLSPTPASFPRGPSGTGLLPVAGHVEQCMALCFVGLLLLLLLFLIVRCIRILLDPYNSMTATSWTNDPRDPLERGQFDYALV, from the coding sequence ATGAGTGATGTTCCCTCCTGGCTGGACTATGAACACTATGAACTGTTGTCCCCGACCCCAGCAAGTTTCCCCAGGGGCCCCTCAGGCACGGGGCTGCTGCCTGTAGCAGGCCACGTGGAACAGTGTATGGCCCTGTGCTTCGTGGGCCTCCTGCTGCTCCTCCTGCTCTTCCTGATAGTACGCTGCATCCGCATCCTGCTGGACCCCTACAACAGTATGACTGCCACCTCCTGGACCAACGACCCCAGGGACCCGTTGGAGAGGGGCCAGTTTGACTATGCCCTGGTGTAG